The window CTAATCTTCGATGTTTGTGTAGCCACAGCGGCGTAGGCGTACATAGCAATCGCCTTCAGTTTGCTTTGGCGTTTTTTAAACGTCCATACATCCTGCATAAATTCCTTGTGGTTTTTGCTGTTGAGGGTGTCAAAGGCCACCGAAATGGTTGGCGTAAGCGAATAGGCCGTATGCCAGGTACCAAAAGGGATAAATAACGTTTCGCCAGGCCCGACTACAAAATTTATTGGAGTGGCATCTTTAAACAGCGGATGTTTTTCGTAATCGGGTTCAAATACGTTTACTTCCGAACGCCATGGATCATCGGGGCGGGGGTATAGTAAATGCTCCTGTCCGCGTGGGAAAACGGTAAAACGTTTTTGGCCGTACAGTTGAGTTATCCAGGCGTTTAAATGGTAATAATCTATGTGCATGTACGGAAACCTGCCGCCCGGGCCGCCAACAAACAATTCGGTAGCGCCGCCCCATTTGCCAATGCTGAACATTTTATTTTTTAACCAGTTTGGTGATGCGTAATTTAAATCCAGGGGATCTAAAAGCGGCATCAACTCCGGTATAGTTGCCGGGATATCAAATATAATAGGGTATACCGCGGGTTTTTCTTCGGTACTGGCTTCTACCATGTCCATAGCCTCCTTCATGGTAAGGATATTGCCACGTACATCCGTTTGTCTGTCGGGATAATTTTCCCTGAACCAATCGGGAGTGAACAGCCCATTAGCTTTCCAAACTTTGGCGGCATTTGTAAAAACCAGCGGAATGCCCGGTTTATAATGCTCTTCCATAAATTCTTCGTAGGTAATGTTGTCTCTTCTGATAATGTCCATGGTTTGTATTGGGGTTTATTGATACAATGCTAAGTAAAATATTTAACTATTTGATTGATATTTAAGCCGTACCGCGGGCCTTTTTTAGCTTTGTTTTCTACGAAAATATTTAAGGAGAGGTTATAATAAGCAATCGTTCGGTTTGAACGCTGGCTACGACTCACCCCGGCTACGCTGCGCTGGCCGACCCTCTCTCCGGCTTGCGCCGCAAAGAGGGTTTAGCTCATTTTTTTATTTTTTGGCCCCTCTATGCGACGCAGTCGGAGAGAGGGGCAGAACGAGCGTAGCGATGTTCGGGGTGAGTCGTCGCCGCCATACTATTAACCCAGTAATTTTACCACCAACAATTGGTGTAACCGTTACCAATCATTTATTAGCAAACGTTACCTTTGCCCCTAATGAAAGTATCCGGATTTACCTTTATCAGAAACGCGGTTAAAAACGATTATCCAATTGTGGAGGCCATCAACTCCATTTTGCCCCTTTGCGATGAGTTTATCGTAGCAGCCGGCAACTCTGATGATGGCACTCGCGAACTGATCGAGGCCATCGGATCGCCAAAAATCAAGATCATCGATACCATTTGGGACGATTCGCTGAAAGATGGCGGCCGGGTGTTCGCGGTAGAGACGGAGAAGGCCTTCGCGGCCATATCGCCGGATAGCGACTGGGCATTTTATATCCAGGGGGATGAGGCGGTACATGAGAAATATCATCCGTTGATAAAAAAGGAGATGGAGGATGCGCTTAACAAACCTAACATTGAAGGCCTGCTGTTTAAATACCTTCATTTTTACGGCTCCTATGATTACTACGGCGATTCGCGCAGGTGGTACCGCCGCGAGATCCGCCTGGTTAAAAACATCAAAGGCATACATGCCTACCGGGATGCGCAGGGTTTCCGCCTTAACGACCGGAAGATTAAAGTAAAGCTGATTGACGCTTACATTTACCACTACGGTTGGGCCAAACCTCCGCAGGGATTAAATAACAAAATCCGCAACTTCAACAAGTTTTACCACGACGATGCCTGGATGGAGCAAAACCTGCCCGAAACTTTTGAGTTTGACTACAGCAACGCCGATAAACTGGTCCGCTTTACCGGCACCCACCCCGCACCCATACAAAAACGCATTGCCGCCACCAACTGGAATATTGATTTCAGCACCAAAGAGTTGCGCAAAGCGATGACCTTTCGCCGTAAGTTTTTGCAGTTTGTAGAGAAGTATACCGGCTGGCGGATAGGAGAGTATAGGAATTATGAGATAGTGGAAAGGTAGAAGGAACATTTTCTGTCATCCTGAACGTAGTGAAGGATCTGTTATACGATATGCATATTCGCGAATAGATGCTTCGTACCTACTCTTGATGCATTGATTTTTACACAAACATTGGCTCTGAACGCTGGTTAAGACTCACCCGGCGAGGCTGCGCCCGCCACCCTCTCTTCGGCTTCGCCGGAAAGAGGGGCTCGAAAATTTACTATTTGTTTTTTTTATAACATTTTGATATTGAGCGTTCAAGCCCCTCTTTACACCGCAGGTGAAGAGAGGGTGGCGGGCGCAGCCTCGCCGGGTGAGTCTTAACCGCCATGCGATATAGGTCATTTTCGCTTCAGAATCCAGGGATTTATTGCTCCGCATAACAGGTGGGATTGGCGTATTTATTCCATTAACTACCTACAAATTCTGCGCTATCACAAACCCGCTGGCCCAGGCCCATTGAAAATTGTAGCCGCCAAGCCAGCCGGTTACATCAACGCATTCGCCGCCGAAGAACAGGCCGGGGACTTTTTTTGCTTCGAGGGTTTTGGATGATAGCTCGTCGGTTGATACGCCGCCGCGCATTACTTCGGCTTTGTCGTACCCTTTATCGCCGGCGGGTTTTACTTTAAAGCCGTGTATCAGCTGGCTAATATCTTCAATCTCGGTTTTGGTGAGCGATGCCAGGTTTTTCTCTACAGGCAACCTATCGCTTAATGCCTCGGCAAACTTGCGGGTGTATAGGCCGGCCAGGTAGGCCAGCAGCATTTTTTTGCCGTTGGTTTCTTTTTCTTGCTGAATCAGGTCGGCAATGTTTTGGTTGGGGAGCAGGTCGATGTAGATGGTTTCGCCGGGTTTCCAGTACGAGGAGATCTGCAATATGGCAGGTCCGCTTAGTCCCCAGTGGGTAAACAGTATGTTTTCTTCAAAGCTGATCCTGTCGTTCCAAACGCGGCAAAAAATACTGTTGCCGCTCAGCTGCTCAAACCAGGGCTGATCTTTGCCGGTAATGGTAAGCGGCACCAGGGCAGGGGCGGTATCGGCAATTTTTAAACCGAACTGCCGGGCGGTACGCAATCCAAAATCGGTAGCGCCCATTTTGGGGATAGGCAGGCCACCTGCGGCTATAACCACATTGGGCGCGCTTATAAATTCCTGTTTGCCATTAAGCTCGACCCGAACGGTAAAACCATCGTCAGTTTTTTCAACCATTTTTACGTCGGCATTGCACCAGATATCCTGTTCCATATCGGCACATAGGTTGGTGAACACTTCGACTATATCTTTAGCTTTATCACTTTCGGGGAATAGCTGGCCCAAAGTTTTTTCTTTACCGGTAATGCCATAGGTTTCAAAAAAACTGATGGTATCATCCACTGTCCATTGCGAAAAGGCTGATTTACAGAAGTGTGGATTTTGCGATATAAATTGCTGGTTGGTAGCGTACAGGTTGGTGTAATTACAGCGGCCGCCACCACTTATCAGTATCTTGGCACCTACACGGTCGGCCTTTTCCAGCACCAGCGTACGCTTGCCCAAAAAGCCGGCTTGCACCGCGCACATGAGGCCGCAGGCGCCGCCGCCAATAATTATTGCGTCAAAATCTGTTTGTTTTGTTAATTTTGTTGTCATGACCGAGGTTTCGCAAATATCAGAATTTGGAAAGATACTCATCTTTCTTATCACCGGGATAATAATGGTGTGCGTGATATTTTTTTTCAACCGGTTACTGGCTCCCAGTAACCCCAATTACGAGAAGCTAACTTCCTATGAATGTGGCGAAGAGCCTACCGGCAATGCCTGGCTGCCCTTCAATTCGCGTTTTTACGTTATCGCGTTAATATTTTTATTGTTCGATGTCGAGATGGTTTTTATATTCCCCTGGGCTACCGTTTTTGGCAACCACGAGCTGATTGCCGCCGATAACCGCTGGGGATGGTTCTCGCTGGCCGAAATGTTTATCTTTTTAGGCATCCTGGTATTAGGACTGGTTTACGTGTGGGCCAAAGGCGATTTGGAATGGATAAAAGCCAAACCAACCGTACCCACAACCGATGTAAACATCCCGCTATCGTTTTACGAGCAGCTGAACCTGGAGCAAGGCGAATTTGTTGTAAAACCATTTAGCATGACCAGTGAACCTGTTGCACCTGAGCCTGTTGTTGCCGAAGCACCTGCAGAGGCCGCCCCGGCGCGCAAGCCCATGTTTAAACCCACCTTTAAAAAGCCCACAAATGAGTAGCGATATAACCAGCGAAGACGGCGGTGTAGTGATCACCAAAATGAACGACCTGCTTAACTGGGCGCGTTTATCATCCCTATGGCCGTTAAGCTTCGGCATAGCCTGTTGCGCCATCGAGATGATGGGTTCCATGGCATCTACTTACGACCTTGACCGTTTTGGTGTGTTCCCCCGCCCATCAGCCCGCCAGGCTGATGTGATCATTATAGCAGGTACTGTTACCTTTAAAATGGCCGAACGCATCAAGCGCCTGTACGAGCAAATGCCCGAACCTAAATACGTGATTAGTATGGGCTCATGCTCCAACTGCGGCGGTCCGTACTGGCAGCACGGATACCACGTGGTAAAAGGCGTAGATAGGGTGATCCCCGTTGATGTATACGTACAAGGCTGCCCACCCCGCCCCGAGGCTTTGATTGGCGCTATTTTGGAATTGCAGAAGAAGATTGAAGGAGAGAGGTTGATAGGGGCGTAGAGGATAATTCATAGAGTTGTTCATGTGAACTTTAATCATTTTAATTATAAATTGTCATTTCGATGAGCGAGGGGGAAGGCGCATGGGGGCGAAGAGAAATCTTATACGCCCTGCATTTCGACGAGGATATCAGAATGCAGGACGTATAGGATTTCTCACCCTTCCCCCGTTTTTGCCCCGCTTCAAGGTTCGAAATGACAAACTGCTTATTACCTACGATAGCATCACATTGCGCTCCTTTATAATCTCTTTTAGCATCACCTGTAATATTACCGCGTTCCAGTCATTGGCAAAGTTTTACTTTATACACCTTGCATTCCAATAAGCATTTCAGAATGCAGGGCGCATAGGATTTCTCACTCGTGCCTCGTTTCGAAATGACAAATGGGGCGGTTACTTTTCTGGGTTCAACCTTGCAAATACCCCTTTTATCATTTCCGGGCCGCCGTTGGCCATTGTTTCGCTAAATCCAAAGGTGACAATGAATTTTCCGGTGAAAAACATCTATCTAAAACCTATCTTTAAACAACCAATAAATTATGAAAAAGCTTATCGTTTTATTCCTGCTGTTTAGCAATTACGCAATCGCCCAAACAGCCACTCCAAGGCAATCATTTTTTCCAAAGGGGACTGCGCTTTACGGCGATATTAATTATGCCGGCGATACCTTAAAAAATCACCTGTTGGATATTTACCTGCCGCCAGTTGTAAAAAGCAAATATCCGCTTATTGTATGGATACATGGCGGCGGCTGGCGCATGAACGATAAATATGCTGATATGGGTTATATGACCGAAACCCTAAAAGGATTTATCGACAAAGGATACGCAGTTGCATCTATCAATTACCGGTGGAGTACACAGGCCGCATTCCCGGCGCAGATACAGGACTGTAACCAGGCTTTGGAGTTCTTATATCAAAATGCGTCGAAATATAAGTTGGATAAGGATAAGATAGCGCTGATAGGCTTTTCGGCAGGCGGGCACCTGGCCTCGTTGATGGGTTTATCCGGTAATGACAATGTTGCGGCTTTTTATCCGGCAGGCAAAAAGAGCCATTTTAAAATTAAACTGGTGTTGGATTTCTATGGCCCTTCAGACTTTCTTTCGCTTGCCGGGCCAGATCAAAAGGATGCGCAGCATGCCATCTCGTTGTTATTGGGCGCCAGCGTATTTGACAGGCCCGATTTAGGCAAGATTGCCAGCCCGGTGACTTACATTGATAAAAACGATCCGCCGTTTTTGATTGTGCAAGGCGAAAAGGACGAGGCGGTTAACCCGCTGCAATCAATTTCGCTTAGCTTGCATTTGAAGTTGGCAGGCGTAAAAAACGAATTTATTATTGTGCCCAACGCCCCTCATTTTGGGGTGATGTTTGATGCGGAAGATATAAGGAACAAAGTGTTTGCCTGGCTGGATGAGTATTTAAAGTAAGGATTTTGCTTCTGTAGAGACGCATAATTGCGTCTCCCATAGGATATTCAGGATTTGCAATGTCGATTTGCATGTTCGATTTGCAACCGGGAGACGCAATTATGCGTCTCTACACTTTTTGATTACGATAGCATCACATTACGCTCTTTAACAATCTCCTTTAGCAGCACCTGTAATATTACCGCGTTCCAGTCATTGGCGAAGTTTTTGCTTTTGCACTGCTTTTTGTTTTGGCAGTTGTAAATCATAAAATAGGTACTGTAACTGCTAACGGCTATGGTGTGCCAGGGTAAAATATCCTGCTGGTCCCAGCATATGCCGGCAAAATGGAAAGTGATACCACAAAGCTCAAAAGTCTGGTTAATTTTATACAGGTCGTGGTAATAATTAAACAGGTTTACAAAGTAGTTTTCCCATAACTGCTGGATAATATCGTTCCAAAGCCTGCCATATACTTCTTTGCGGATACCGTAATAACTGCCCAGCTTAATGCGCGAAATTTTACGATCGTAATTTTGTACTTCGATAAAATACTGGCGGCCAAAAACAAATTTATAGCCCCTTACCCAGCTAACCCCATACCTGAAAGCTGCAATATTGGTGGCAGGCAAAAAAGCAGAACCAGCAAACGGGGAGTTTTTTTGTATGGTGATGCCATCTGTATTAAATACCAGCTTTTGGGTTATTTTTTGCGTAATAAGGCCCGGTATTTCAATTGTGTTGGTAGCATTCATCCGCATAAAAATAAGCATCAGTTTTAATATTTTTTTACAGATAAAAAATAAAAGCCGCCATACGTACGGTTTTTATAAAAAGTATAACTTTATACCATAAAATAAACCGCCATGGCAGCAAAAAACCAACCATCAAAGCTCAGGGATGCCTTGCCAACTATTTTCTGGCTTGGTTTTTTAACCGGCACGCTTGATGGTATGGCAGCCATCATCTGGAGTTTTATTACCAACCCCAAGGTGGGCGCCGATGTTATTTTTGAATTTATTGCAAGCGCCGTATTTGGCAAAGCGGCTTTTACCAGCGGCACGCAAATGGTAGTGGCTGGCGTGTTTTTCCATTACCTTATAGCATTTTTGTTTACCACAGCCTTTTACCTGCTT is drawn from Mucilaginibacter ginsenosidivorax and contains these coding sequences:
- a CDS encoding BaiN/RdsA family NAD(P)/FAD-dependent oxidoreductase — encoded protein: MTTKLTKQTDFDAIIIGGGACGLMCAVQAGFLGKRTLVLEKADRVGAKILISGGGRCNYTNLYATNQQFISQNPHFCKSAFSQWTVDDTISFFETYGITGKEKTLGQLFPESDKAKDIVEVFTNLCADMEQDIWCNADVKMVEKTDDGFTVRVELNGKQEFISAPNVVIAAGGLPIPKMGATDFGLRTARQFGLKIADTAPALVPLTITGKDQPWFEQLSGNSIFCRVWNDRISFEENILFTHWGLSGPAILQISSYWKPGETIYIDLLPNQNIADLIQQEKETNGKKMLLAYLAGLYTRKFAEALSDRLPVEKNLASLTKTEIEDISQLIHGFKVKPAGDKGYDKAEVMRGGVSTDELSSKTLEAKKVPGLFFGGECVDVTGWLGGYNFQWAWASGFVIAQNL
- a CDS encoding glycosyltransferase family protein; translated protein: MKVSGFTFIRNAVKNDYPIVEAINSILPLCDEFIVAAGNSDDGTRELIEAIGSPKIKIIDTIWDDSLKDGGRVFAVETEKAFAAISPDSDWAFYIQGDEAVHEKYHPLIKKEMEDALNKPNIEGLLFKYLHFYGSYDYYGDSRRWYRREIRLVKNIKGIHAYRDAQGFRLNDRKIKVKLIDAYIYHYGWAKPPQGLNNKIRNFNKFYHDDAWMEQNLPETFEFDYSNADKLVRFTGTHPAPIQKRIAATNWNIDFSTKELRKAMTFRRKFLQFVEKYTGWRIGEYRNYEIVER
- a CDS encoding NADH-quinone oxidoreductase subunit A is translated as MTEVSQISEFGKILIFLITGIIMVCVIFFFNRLLAPSNPNYEKLTSYECGEEPTGNAWLPFNSRFYVIALIFLLFDVEMVFIFPWATVFGNHELIAADNRWGWFSLAEMFIFLGILVLGLVYVWAKGDLEWIKAKPTVPTTDVNIPLSFYEQLNLEQGEFVVKPFSMTSEPVAPEPVVAEAPAEAAPARKPMFKPTFKKPTNE
- a CDS encoding cupin-like domain-containing protein, with product MDIIRRDNITYEEFMEEHYKPGIPLVFTNAAKVWKANGLFTPDWFRENYPDRQTDVRGNILTMKEAMDMVEASTEEKPAVYPIIFDIPATIPELMPLLDPLDLNYASPNWLKNKMFSIGKWGGATELFVGGPGGRFPYMHIDYYHLNAWITQLYGQKRFTVFPRGQEHLLYPRPDDPWRSEVNVFEPDYEKHPLFKDATPINFVVGPGETLFIPFGTWHTAYSLTPTISVAFDTLNSKNHKEFMQDVWTFKKRQSKLKAIAMYAYAAVATQTSKISEGLSSRKS
- a CDS encoding alpha/beta hydrolase, giving the protein MKKLIVLFLLFSNYAIAQTATPRQSFFPKGTALYGDINYAGDTLKNHLLDIYLPPVVKSKYPLIVWIHGGGWRMNDKYADMGYMTETLKGFIDKGYAVASINYRWSTQAAFPAQIQDCNQALEFLYQNASKYKLDKDKIALIGFSAGGHLASLMGLSGNDNVAAFYPAGKKSHFKIKLVLDFYGPSDFLSLAGPDQKDAQHAISLLLGASVFDRPDLGKIASPVTYIDKNDPPFLIVQGEKDEAVNPLQSISLSLHLKLAGVKNEFIIVPNAPHFGVMFDAEDIRNKVFAWLDEYLK
- a CDS encoding NADH-quinone oxidoreductase subunit B → MSSDITSEDGGVVITKMNDLLNWARLSSLWPLSFGIACCAIEMMGSMASTYDLDRFGVFPRPSARQADVIIIAGTVTFKMAERIKRLYEQMPEPKYVISMGSCSNCGGPYWQHGYHVVKGVDRVIPVDVYVQGCPPRPEALIGAILELQKKIEGERLIGA